A portion of the Phocoena sinus isolate mPhoSin1 chromosome 9, mPhoSin1.pri, whole genome shotgun sequence genome contains these proteins:
- the SLC35B4 gene encoding UDP-xylose and UDP-N-acetylglucosamine transporter isoform X2 codes for MRPAFAVGLVFAGCCSNVIFLELLARKHPGCGNIVTFAQFLFIAVEGFLFEADLGRKHPAIPIRYYAIMVTMFFTVSVVNNYALNLHIAMPLHMIFRSGSLIANMILGIIILKKRYSVFKYASIALVSVGIFICTFMSAKQVTSQSSSSENDGFQAFAWWFLGIGALTFALLMSARMGIFQETLYKQFGKHAKEALFYNHALPLPGFIFLASDIYDHAVLFNNSELYQVPVVGVIVPIMWFYLLMNVITQYVCIRGVFILTTECASLTVTLVVTLRKFVSLIFSILYFQNPFTWWHWLGTLLVFIGTLMYTEVWNTLGATKGQPQKEAKKS; via the exons GAAGCACCCAGGATGCGGGAACATCGTGACATTTGCACAATTTTTATTTATCGCTGTGGAAGGCTTCCTCTTTGAAGCTGATTTGGGAAGGAAGCATCCAGCTATCCCAATAAG GTACTATGCCATAATGGTGACCATGTTCTTCACCGTCAGCGTGGTCAACAACTACGCCCTGAATCTCCACATCGCCATGCCCCTGCACATGATATTTAGATCT GGTTCTCTAATTGCCAACATGATTCTAGGAATTATCATTTTGAAGAAAAG ATACAGTGTATTCAAATATGCCTCCATTGCCCTGGTGTCTGTGGGGATATTTATTTGCACTTTCATGTCAGCAAAGCAGGTG aCTTCCCAGTCCAGCTCGAGTGAGAATGATGGATTCCAGGCATTTGCATGGTGGTTTCTAG GTATTGGGGCACTGACTTTCGCTCTTCTGATGTCAGCAAGGATGGGTATTTTCCAAGAGACTCTGTACAAACAATTTGGGAAACACGCCAAGGAGGCTTTGTTTTATAAT CATGCCCTTCCACTTCCTGGTTTCATCTTCTTGGCTTCTGACATTTATGACCATGCCGTTCTATTCAATAATTCTG AATTATATCAGGTTCCAGTCGTTGGTGTGATAGTGCCCATCATGTGGTTCTACCTCCTCATGAATGTCATCACCCA GTACGTGTGCATCCGGGGCGTCTTCATCCTGACCACAGAATGCGCCTCCCTCACCGTCACCCTCGTCGTGACTCTACGCAAGTTTGTGAGCCTCATCTTTTCCATCTTGTACTTCCAGAACCCTTTCACTTGGTGGCATTGGCTGGGCACCTTGCTTGTCTTCATTGGGACCCTGATGTACACAGAGGTGTGGAATACCCTGGGAGCCACCAAAGGCCAGCCTCAGAAGGAGGCCAAGAAGAGCTGA